In Arthrobacter citreus, a single genomic region encodes these proteins:
- a CDS encoding ATP-binding cassette domain-containing protein encodes MSSIIEVENLKKRYGNFYAVDGISFEVEKGEVFGLLGPNGAGKSTTMEMLVGLRKPDEGAATIAGHKIGKDSNKIKQEIGIQLQSTSLFDLLKVKEIIEMYASFYPSHIPIQPLIDEMLLTEKQNSLVKGLSGGQKQRLAIALALIHDPQIIFLDEPTTGLDPQARRTLWDIILKLKERGKTVVLSTHYMDEAHVLADRIGIMDKGKLIALDTPNNLVSSISAESAIEFKTKSPEQEDKFTHLDSVMNVVINHDFVTLYTRNLQATLMALLEYTKQEDLTISDLSTRTATLEDVFLHMTGRGLREE; translated from the coding sequence ATGAGTTCAATTATTGAAGTTGAAAACCTTAAAAAGCGTTATGGAAATTTTTATGCAGTAGATGGAATTAGTTTTGAAGTTGAAAAAGGTGAAGTTTTTGGATTGCTTGGCCCAAATGGAGCAGGCAAATCTACAACAATGGAAATGCTTGTAGGCTTAAGAAAGCCAGATGAAGGAGCTGCTACGATTGCAGGGCATAAGATTGGGAAGGACTCAAATAAAATAAAACAAGAGATTGGTATACAGCTTCAGTCGACATCTTTATTCGATTTGTTAAAAGTAAAAGAAATCATTGAGATGTATGCTAGCTTCTATCCAAGTCATATCCCAATTCAACCATTGATTGATGAAATGCTATTAACCGAAAAGCAAAATAGTCTAGTAAAAGGACTATCTGGAGGGCAAAAGCAGCGATTAGCGATCGCGTTAGCGTTGATTCATGACCCTCAAATTATATTCTTAGATGAGCCAACTACAGGACTTGACCCACAAGCTCGCAGAACATTATGGGACATCATTTTAAAGCTAAAAGAACGCGGTAAAACAGTTGTATTATCAACTCACTACATGGATGAGGCTCATGTATTAGCCGATCGAATCGGCATTATGGATAAAGGAAAATTAATTGCCCTTGATACACCAAATAATTTAGTTAGTTCAATCTCGGCTGAAAGTGCGATTGAATTTAAAACTAAATCGCCAGAGCAAGAAGATAAGTTTACACATTTAGATAGTGTAATGAATGTTGTCATAAATCATGATTTCGTTACATTGTATACGCGTAATCTTCAAGCTACTTTAATGGCTTTATTAGAGTATACAAAACAAGAAGATTTGACGATTTCTGATTTATCAACAAGAACCGCTACTCTTGAGGATGTATTCCTACATATGACTGGAAGGGGGTTGCGTGAAGAATGA